From Sphingobacteriaceae bacterium:
CCACTCTTTCAATAAAGGGACTTTTTTTCCGAGCTCAAAAAACATTCACTCTTTTGTAACAAATCGACAAGCTCTTGATGTTCTCGCCTTGACCACCAATCGGCGCCAACCGCACCACCGCCTCAATCGCACCTTTTGGCGCCTGCTTAACCAATACTTAACCATACTAGCCATTACATCGCCTAACACGGGGTTGGCGAACAGCGGGCGGACGTCGGTCATCGCGGCGAGCGAAATTATTGCGTGTTTTACACCTCTCCCACTTGCTGCCGCTAAATAATATTTGTACATTTAATAAACGTTTGTCGGGGTAAGACCGGAGATTTTCAAAAATCCGCCGTCGCCAACCCCGCATCCGTTATAAGTAATAGCAGCAACGACATGACATTCGGACATCACACTTGAAATATATATTAATATTCACATTGACAATATCAAGCTTTATCAATAAAGCTTACGGACAATGTCTCGGTGCGTGGACATCTACAGACACTTTCAATTATTTATGTGCTACTGGACCTTATTTGAATGTGGACTTGACGGTGGCTTGCCCAACAACTCAACTTTTATCGTACAATTTCTCGACACCTGCCCAATCGGTAAAATTAAATTTCTCCGCCTTCGGGACAAGCACTTTTCCTGGACAGTCGCGTATGGCGGTATTTATCAATGGGACAAAAATAGACCTGCTTTCCGCTTGTCAAATCACACTTGGCTGTCAAACTCCAGTTGGCAGCTATTCAATTTCAAATGGTTGCCTCATTGACGCCGTTTCCGGGGACGACGGTGGAATTTCTGGAACTATTATCTTAATCGCTTCTGCATTTAGTCAGACATCTATATCGACACTTGGCGTCGCAACATCTGAGCCAGGTGGATCTGGCACAATTTTCGAAATTATTGACTGCTCACCAATAAACTGTAGCGATGTTTTCATCAAAGAGGAGATCGGAAATCTATTTCATTTCAAAATAATTCCAAATCCTTCAAATGATTTTGCGACACTTGTTTTCACAGGTGCGGCATCAGGTTTAACTCTGACAATCACAAATATTAGTGGAGAACTATTAAAAAAAGAGCAAGTTAAATCCACCGATATTTATCGTTTAAACAGGGCTGATTTTTCTGTAGGTCTTTACTTTATCAGTATCATTGACTCGAATGGACAAACTTATCGGACAAAATTTGTATTTAAATAATTATGGCTAGCTGCCACTACTTATAACAGCAAGCAAACGCAAGCGGGCGGACGAGGTCATCGCGGCGAGCTTTATTTTTGCCGCTTCGCGAATTTTATTTGCTGCCGCTAATAACGTTTTGTATCTTTAAATAACGTTTTGTCGGTATAGACACAGGAGGTTCCATAAACCCGCCTGCGTCTGCTCGCAGAACGTTATGTTCAACCAGCGGGACATTCCGATAGACAAAAAACATTTCGGTAGACAATGAATATTTGACAATAATAAAAAGACTATGAAAGACGACATAAAAAAAGTAATAAAATTCATTGAAGAGAATATTCGTGTTACAGACCAGACATCGATTGAGTACATCGACCCCAAAGGACACGTTGAGCGACTCAATACCAAACAAAATCAGGTAATATTTGGCAGACGCGGCTCTGGAAAGTCTTTGCTACTAAAATCACTCGCTCAAAAAAGTAGTTCTACAATTTGCCTTAAGATAAACCTTGAGGACTTTAAAGACATCAGCTTTCCTGATTCAATAATTCAAGTATTAAAACTCACAATCCAACAACTAAAAGACGGCATCAATGCTGACATTTCAATATTTGATTTCAGGAAATGGCTCAAAAGTAAAAAGGTGCAGCGGAAATTAAACAAGACGATAACTGATTTGGAAAAGCGATTAAAGGACCCGGACACTTTTGACGAATCGACAAGAAAAAAAACAGGCAGCAAAGTAACTGCTGAGGCAAAATCCGGAATTGGAAAAACCGGCTCAAAAATTGGAGCCGAAGAATCTGAAGAACTTGAGTCATCTCGAACAATTAAAGTTGATAAACTTAATATTCTCAAGAACGAATTGACAAATTTTAAAGACCTTATTCAAACAGCGGCCAATTTAATTGACAAAGACATTTATTTAATTCTTGATGATTTTTACTTTATACGAAAAGCCGACCAACCATATTTGGTAGACTTCTTCCATCGTCTTACAAAAAACACTCGACTTTATCTTAAAGTTGCGACTATTAAACACAGAAGTTCTTTATATATACAAGGCGAAACTTATGTTGGGGTTGAAATTGGACACGATGCACAGGCACTAAATTTGGATTACAGCCTTGAAGACTTTAATGCTCTTGTAAACTTTATGAAAGATTTGCTAAGTGCCGTTAACAAAAAAGTTGGCGTCAATATTGACTACGAGTCGCTTCTAACTCCAAATGCGTTTAGATTCTTATGTTTAGCTTCTGGTGGTGTTCCTCGTGACTTCTTTTCTCTTTTTATTTTATTAAGCAATAAAATGGTAAATGGTGAAAGGTCAATTACAAAACCCAACGTGATTGAAGTGTGCATTGAAAATCTTCCAAACAAGTTAGAAGCATTCAAAACAGATTCAGCAGAAGAAAAAGAAATCCTCGAACATTATTTAAGTTTTATTAAAGAAGAGATCATTGCAAAAAAGAAATGGAATTCCTTTTTGGTTTCCAAAAATGACGTTTTGAATTATAGCGGAATAAATCAAGCAATTAAAGAGCTTGTGGACTTAAGGCTTCTTCATATTGCAAACTCCAATACAAGTTCTGCTCCAAGCGATGGAGGAAGATATACCGCTTACGTTGTGGACATTGGATTGTTTCCAAATTCAAACCCAAGAGGCTTTCAGCAGATTGAACCAGGCCAAAAAGACGATGAAGGACGAGAAGACAAGCTTCGTTCATCGCCGAAACTAAATTTAGAAAACTATAAAAGCTACATTCAAGGTTTAAATTTAAAACTCGACTTAAAAGTTACAGAATAAATAATAATTAATTTTTTCGGCAGACACCGACATGCGAGACATAAGCTGTGTGCCGCTGGCTAAACATAACAGCACCTACTTGCAATTTTTTGCGGGTTAACGCTCAAATGCGTAACTTGACATAGCAAAAAACTGCAAGTAGCTGCAAAACGTTAGCGGTAAGGCGGACATCAAACAGACAAAATGGAATCAATCGGAATACTTGTAATCTATTTGCTCTGTCCTATCGCAGGACTTGTTCTTACAATTTGGAGCTACCCTGACAGAAAGATTAATAAGACAAAATACATTTTTGGACTATCGCTATTATTAGCTCCAATTTTATACTTACTATTAACGACAATGGTTTTAGGTAATCACGTTGACAAATTTTCGGGTAAATATTCAACGGTTAATCCGACAAATATTGAACTGACATTATTCTCTGACAAGACTTTTTCTTTAAATAATAATTCTGTACTCAATGCAAACGGACCAGGTAAATGGTCAGTTAATTTTGGTGACGCAAATTTTTATATTAAACTTCACTTCGACAATGACAGTCTTTTGGAAATTTTTTTCAATGTTTACGAAGAAGACAGTCTTATTTTATTAGGCGACACAAGACTATATCGGACTCAACCGCCCAACCGCTAACACGGGCTAAAAAAAATGCGGGGGACGTACTAACAAAAAGTTTTGTATCTTCATATAAACATTTGAGGGTATAGACAGTGGAAGCTCCGAAAGCCGCACTTTTCTTAGCCCGAAACCGTTACCTGCAAGGCTTGTACGGACGCGAAATAAATTGTATCTTTATTAAAAGCAGACATTAGGACAAATAAATTATTTAAAATGAAAAACATTTTCCTTTTAATCTTCCTGACAGCAATTTCGCTGACTTCGACTGCTCAATATCGAAAAATTCCGTTAGACACAAACCACGTTTG
This genomic window contains:
- a CDS encoding T9SS type A sorting domain-containing protein, encoding MAVFINGTKIDLLSACQITLGCQTPVGSYSISNGCLIDAVSGDDGGISGTIILIASAFSQTSISTLGVATSEPGGSGTIFEIIDCSPINCSDVFIKEEIGNLFHFKIIPNPSNDFATLVFTGAASGLTLTITNISGELLKKEQVKSTDIYRLNRADFSVGLYFISIIDSNGQTYRTKFVFK